Proteins co-encoded in one Schaalia radingae genomic window:
- a CDS encoding carbohydrate ABC transporter permease yields MLKGEKSATQKIRKYRAADTKTGWKFLGPFMLGYTLIFLLPICVAIYYSFFQQMTSGGSAFGGGELKNVFVGFGNYAYVLTSAGFWHGVLRVGIYTLFQVPIMIGAALFLALLLDSFLVRHVAIYRLGYFLPYAIPGVVAAMIWMYLYTPEVSPIVRAFSYLGVNVDFFSKNIILASMANMTTWTFTGYNMLIFLAALQAIPRELYEAGRIDGASGFQIAVKIKVPMVRGAALLTVLLSIVGTIQLFNEPTVMATSQTWIPKDFTPMMMAYNTMMGTMTPSGDGPASATAVVMALIAGVLAVTYALVERRINK; encoded by the coding sequence ATGCTCAAGGGTGAGAAGTCGGCTACTCAAAAGATTCGAAAATACAGAGCTGCAGATACTAAGACGGGCTGGAAGTTCCTTGGTCCGTTTATGTTGGGCTACACGCTAATCTTCCTGCTCCCAATATGTGTTGCTATTTACTACAGTTTCTTTCAGCAGATGACGTCCGGTGGCAGTGCTTTTGGTGGCGGAGAGCTGAAGAATGTTTTTGTAGGTTTCGGTAACTACGCGTACGTTCTTACGAGTGCAGGGTTTTGGCATGGCGTTTTGCGTGTTGGAATCTACACCTTGTTCCAAGTTCCCATCATGATCGGCGCTGCTCTATTCTTGGCGCTCCTGCTGGATTCATTTTTGGTTAGGCATGTGGCGATCTATCGCCTCGGGTATTTTCTGCCATATGCGATTCCAGGTGTGGTGGCTGCGATGATATGGATGTATCTGTACACGCCAGAGGTCTCGCCGATTGTGCGCGCTTTTTCTTATTTGGGTGTGAACGTAGATTTCTTCTCAAAGAATATTATCCTCGCGTCGATGGCAAATATGACGACGTGGACTTTCACGGGCTATAACATGCTCATTTTCCTCGCGGCCTTGCAAGCAATTCCGCGGGAACTATATGAAGCAGGTAGAATCGACGGAGCGAGCGGCTTCCAAATTGCAGTCAAGATTAAGGTCCCAATGGTTCGCGGAGCAGCACTGCTGACTGTTCTTCTATCGATTGTAGGAACAATCCAGCTCTTTAATGAACCTACTGTTATGGCAACGAGTCAGACTTGGATACCAAAAGACTTCACCCCGATGATGATGGCTTATAACACGATGATGGGAACGATGACTCCTTCGGGTGACGGTCCGGCATCGGCGACTGCTGTGGTTATGGCTTTGATTGCAGGTGTTCTTGCAGTGACGTATGCCTTGGTTGAGCGGAGGATAAACAAGTGA
- a CDS encoding ABC transporter substrate-binding protein, whose amino-acid sequence MRVSRSFSVPVSLLTVGAFALTACSSQGNSGEQSASAESSNGGAVELTYVHRLPDGEGMVKVADIVAEWNKEHPDIKVDSVKFDGKADELIKKLETDVKADNAPCLAQVGYSELAEVYVKGLVQDVSAEAEKYKDGYASGAFDAMSIDGKYFGIPQDTGPLVYFYNKAEFDKLGIAPPTDLNEFHEAAAKAAAAGKYIVNLPPDEAGSILPALSAAAGNPWYEIDGSKWVINADGPGAVKVTDFWQTMLDEKLTSTLPRWDDSFKAALNSKEIIGTIGAAWDAALLQGDMTGSENEGEWAVTQLPDFGKGQVTGPNGGSGVAVLKGCQYPAEAMQFNDWFNQQTASLASQGLVVASSKETPDTPEQMKAFYGGQDVMSELLQANNNMASNVLTIPGYSSVMPKINQAASDLIAGKLKAKDLLDVATTESKATLQNLGLEVAE is encoded by the coding sequence ATGCGTGTATCGAGAAGTTTTTCTGTGCCAGTGTCGCTTTTGACAGTTGGTGCCTTTGCTTTGACAGCATGTTCCTCGCAAGGCAATTCGGGTGAACAGTCTGCTAGTGCCGAGTCCTCGAATGGGGGAGCTGTTGAGCTCACCTACGTTCACCGCCTGCCTGACGGGGAAGGTATGGTCAAGGTTGCAGACATCGTCGCAGAATGGAATAAGGAACATCCCGACATTAAGGTCGACTCGGTCAAGTTTGACGGCAAGGCAGATGAACTGATCAAGAAGCTTGAGACAGATGTGAAAGCCGATAATGCTCCATGTCTTGCTCAAGTTGGATACAGTGAACTGGCTGAAGTGTATGTAAAAGGACTTGTTCAAGACGTTTCTGCTGAAGCAGAAAAATACAAGGATGGATACGCATCAGGTGCATTCGATGCAATGTCAATTGACGGCAAGTACTTTGGAATTCCGCAAGATACCGGTCCTCTCGTTTACTTCTACAACAAGGCGGAATTTGACAAGTTAGGAATTGCGCCTCCTACGGATCTGAACGAATTCCATGAGGCTGCTGCCAAGGCGGCAGCCGCTGGTAAGTACATCGTCAACCTGCCTCCGGATGAGGCTGGCAGCATCCTGCCTGCACTTTCTGCCGCTGCTGGTAATCCTTGGTACGAGATCGACGGATCAAAATGGGTCATCAATGCTGATGGGCCTGGTGCCGTCAAGGTAACCGATTTTTGGCAGACGATGCTTGACGAGAAACTCACATCTACGCTCCCGCGTTGGGATGACTCATTCAAAGCCGCTCTGAACTCCAAGGAAATAATTGGAACAATCGGAGCTGCTTGGGATGCAGCTCTTTTGCAAGGCGACATGACCGGCTCAGAAAACGAGGGTGAGTGGGCCGTAACCCAGCTTCCTGACTTTGGTAAAGGCCAGGTAACTGGACCTAATGGTGGTTCTGGCGTAGCGGTGTTGAAGGGATGCCAGTATCCAGCAGAAGCGATGCAGTTCAACGATTGGTTTAATCAGCAAACCGCCTCCTTGGCTAGCCAGGGATTGGTTGTCGCGTCATCTAAAGAAACTCCTGATACCCCGGAGCAAATGAAGGCTTTCTACGGAGGCCAGGACGTGATGAGTGAATTGCTTCAGGCCAATAACAACATGGCTTCGAACGTTTTGACAATTCCCGGATATTCCTCTGTAATGCCGAAGATCAATCAAGCGGCCAGCGATCTGATTGCAGGCAAGCTCAAGGCTAAAGACCTGCTTGATGTTGCCACGACCGAGTCGAAAGCAACCTTGCAGAATCTTGGGCTTGAGGTAGCTGAGTAG
- a CDS encoding C40 family peptidase, which produces MRGTAFVSVTGLALTAAVVGTAQATPEGADAPSTHVKGITAGTEKAAPTLSVPNIAWKASDLIGDEAAVTAAASEEAAPATEEADGMEAANRDEARAELTDGEQAPIAVNAASGDIVSIAMSLLGVPYVYGGSSPAGFDCSGFTQYVYGLAGISIPRTSGAQGAAGVSVPASEAQPGDLVWHAYGHVGIYAGNGMVIEATTPGSVTKVQGLWGSYEFIRVAH; this is translated from the coding sequence GTGCGTGGGACAGCTTTTGTTTCCGTGACGGGTCTTGCTTTGACCGCTGCTGTTGTCGGCACCGCTCAGGCAACCCCGGAAGGTGCTGACGCGCCTTCCACTCACGTCAAAGGCATTACTGCTGGCACTGAAAAAGCAGCACCGACCCTGAGCGTTCCGAACATCGCTTGGAAAGCATCTGACCTGATCGGTGACGAAGCTGCAGTCACGGCAGCAGCCTCTGAAGAGGCAGCGCCAGCTACTGAAGAAGCTGACGGGATGGAGGCCGCCAACCGCGATGAGGCGCGCGCGGAACTTACCGACGGTGAGCAGGCTCCGATCGCAGTGAACGCTGCTTCTGGCGATATCGTTTCGATCGCCATGTCTCTGCTGGGTGTGCCCTACGTCTACGGTGGTTCCTCACCGGCTGGATTCGACTGCTCGGGCTTCACACAGTACGTCTACGGCCTGGCGGGCATTTCCATTCCCCGCACCTCCGGAGCGCAGGGAGCGGCCGGCGTGTCGGTTCCTGCATCGGAAGCTCAGCCTGGTGACCTCGTGTGGCACGCATACGGCCACGTCGGCATCTACGCCGGAAACGGAATGGTTATCGAAGCCACCACACCTGGATCCGTTACCAAGGTCCAGGGTCTGTGGGGAAGCTACGAGTTCATCCGCGTCGCTCACTGA
- a CDS encoding carbohydrate ABC transporter permease translates to MISSSRVEKRRNVEVKASIPRALAPKPLSRILTLVLLTLVLIYFLFPIYWVIISSTKTNGELVSSDGLWFATDLQNLPNAIVASYSRLMEWTQGYFWRWILNSLIYSIVSAALGTLLSAMAGYALAKFSFPGKRISFGIIMAGLLMPATLLTIPMYIMFLRLGITNTMLAIIIPSIVSPFGVFLARVYSASSVPTELIEAARIDGASETRIFFDIVMRLLAPALVTIFLFIFVATWNNFLLPLIMVSSPEIKPVTLGLYGMMSYFNPEKGAVMMGALLGVIPLIVIFIGLQRYWQAGLASGAVKG, encoded by the coding sequence GTGATTTCTTCAAGTCGTGTTGAAAAGAGACGCAACGTCGAAGTTAAGGCTTCGATTCCGAGAGCTTTAGCTCCCAAGCCGTTGTCGCGAATCCTGACGTTAGTTCTACTAACGCTCGTTTTGATCTACTTCCTTTTCCCAATCTACTGGGTCATCATCTCTTCAACTAAGACGAATGGCGAGCTCGTATCAAGTGATGGGTTGTGGTTTGCGACAGACCTGCAAAATCTGCCCAACGCGATCGTTGCCAGTTACAGCCGACTGATGGAGTGGACCCAAGGATATTTTTGGCGTTGGATTCTCAATTCGCTTATATACTCGATCGTCTCAGCGGCCTTGGGAACTTTACTGTCAGCGATGGCAGGATATGCGCTTGCGAAGTTCTCTTTTCCGGGCAAACGCATTTCGTTCGGAATTATCATGGCAGGCCTTTTGATGCCCGCGACCCTGCTGACGATACCGATGTACATCATGTTTCTACGCCTAGGCATCACGAATACGATGTTGGCGATTATCATTCCGTCAATAGTGTCACCTTTTGGTGTCTTCCTCGCGCGTGTCTATTCCGCTTCATCGGTTCCGACTGAGCTTATTGAGGCTGCTCGAATCGACGGCGCCTCCGAGACTCGAATCTTTTTCGATATCGTCATGCGTCTCTTAGCTCCTGCACTCGTCACCATATTCTTGTTTATCTTCGTAGCGACATGGAATAACTTCCTGCTGCCTTTGATTATGGTGTCTAGTCCTGAGATCAAGCCCGTAACTTTGGGTTTGTACGGCATGATGAGTTATTTCAATCCGGAAAAGGGCGCGGTCATGATGGGGGCGCTCCTAGGTGTTATTCCGCTTATCGTTATCTTTATTGGCCTGCAGCGCTATTGGCAAGCAGGTTTGGCCTCAGGGGCCGTCAAGGGGTAA
- the serC gene encoding phosphoserine transaminase, giving the protein MTDQLDAQCPRIPDTLLPHDGRFGCGPSKIRTQQLDALMRPLIMGTSHRQQPVRSIVASIRSGLRDLFSLPEGWEVALGNGGSTTFWAVATTSLIRRRSAHAVFGEFGSKLADEAARAPHLAAPLIVKSEPGTVATLIDEGAVVHDSGEPIDVAAYPHHETSTGALSPLYRVNVDDCLTVVDATSIAGGVRVDLNNVDVYYFSPQKCFGSDGGLWVALLSPAAQERAERLHGDDARWMPQILDLSIACRNSSKDQTLNTPAIATLIMLDQQIQWMLAGGGLQVMEARCLESSDVLYQWADAHSHLTPFVSNAQWRSPVVVTVDCDDTVDAARVCRILRANGVVDVEPYRKLGRNQLRIGTFPSVESRDVRALTQCVDWVIDNTLA; this is encoded by the coding sequence ATGACAGATCAGTTGGACGCTCAGTGCCCTCGCATTCCTGACACGCTCTTGCCTCACGATGGCCGGTTCGGTTGCGGCCCGTCGAAGATTCGCACCCAGCAGCTCGACGCGTTGATGCGTCCACTCATCATGGGAACGTCTCACCGTCAGCAGCCTGTCCGCTCCATAGTGGCATCGATCCGCAGTGGGCTACGCGATCTGTTCTCCCTGCCCGAAGGGTGGGAGGTCGCCCTCGGCAATGGTGGATCCACAACATTTTGGGCCGTCGCTACAACCTCACTGATTCGCAGGCGCAGCGCCCACGCCGTTTTCGGCGAGTTTGGCTCAAAGCTTGCTGACGAGGCCGCCCGCGCGCCCCACCTTGCCGCACCCCTGATTGTGAAAAGTGAGCCTGGCACGGTGGCCACACTCATTGACGAGGGTGCCGTCGTCCATGATTCAGGGGAACCGATCGACGTTGCGGCATACCCGCATCACGAGACTTCCACTGGTGCTCTCAGCCCGCTGTATCGGGTCAACGTTGATGACTGTCTGACCGTTGTGGACGCCACGTCGATCGCCGGTGGTGTACGCGTCGATCTGAACAATGTGGACGTCTACTATTTCAGCCCTCAGAAGTGTTTTGGCTCCGACGGAGGCCTGTGGGTCGCGCTGCTCTCCCCTGCGGCTCAGGAGCGCGCCGAAAGGTTGCACGGCGATGATGCACGCTGGATGCCGCAGATCCTGGATCTGTCAATCGCATGCAGGAATTCGAGCAAGGATCAGACGCTGAATACTCCTGCCATCGCCACGCTCATCATGCTGGATCAGCAGATTCAGTGGATGCTGGCCGGTGGCGGCCTGCAGGTGATGGAAGCTCGCTGCCTCGAATCTTCGGACGTGCTGTACCAGTGGGCGGATGCGCACTCGCACCTGACGCCGTTCGTCTCCAATGCTCAGTGGCGCTCCCCCGTTGTTGTCACGGTGGACTGTGACGACACCGTCGATGCGGCGCGCGTATGCCGGATTCTGCGTGCCAACGGGGTTGTTGATGTCGAACCGTACCGTAAGCTCGGGCGCAATCAGCTGCGCATCGGTACATTCCCCTCGGTGGAAAGCCGGGACGTTCGCGCACTCACACAGTGCGTGGACTGGGTGATCGACAATACCCTCGCCTAG
- a CDS encoding universal stress protein — translation MGSKEVILVGTDGSTESLAAVKWASDRAVRTGARVHVICTYALASYSAAALDGGYAMLDDEALKRGAQTVVDEAVEHAKKQGDIHVSSSIEPGDPAGVLVDMSKEVDMIVVGSRGGGGFADRLLGTVSSALPAHAKCPVVVVPRHTSGKSFTPVERIVVGSDGSEVASAALKRSIDEAEAWDAELTAISAVPIAQGNSMMAWMPTSIDREALLADVRQGLNMAIDSALAGRDIHVARHALDGSPASLLIEFSTAVDLVVVGTRGRGGFAGVLLGSTSQTVLGHSTCPVMIVPSERTDDSPAPQGTWERR, via the coding sequence ATGGGGTCCAAGGAAGTTATCCTCGTCGGAACGGATGGTTCCACTGAGTCTCTGGCTGCTGTGAAGTGGGCGAGTGACCGCGCGGTTCGAACGGGTGCGCGAGTCCATGTGATCTGTACCTATGCGCTTGCCTCGTATTCTGCGGCCGCCCTCGACGGCGGGTACGCCATGCTGGACGACGAAGCTCTCAAGCGTGGGGCACAAACTGTCGTCGATGAAGCTGTCGAACATGCGAAGAAGCAGGGAGACATCCACGTTTCCAGTTCGATTGAGCCGGGGGATCCTGCAGGCGTCCTGGTTGACATGTCCAAAGAAGTGGACATGATCGTTGTCGGGTCGCGCGGCGGTGGCGGGTTTGCCGATCGACTGCTGGGAACAGTTTCCAGCGCCTTGCCGGCTCACGCGAAGTGCCCTGTGGTTGTCGTGCCGCGCCATACCAGCGGCAAGTCGTTCACCCCTGTGGAGCGAATCGTGGTCGGCAGTGATGGCTCCGAGGTTGCCTCTGCCGCCTTGAAGCGCTCCATTGATGAAGCTGAAGCGTGGGATGCTGAACTGACGGCAATTTCGGCGGTACCGATCGCGCAGGGCAACTCGATGATGGCGTGGATGCCGACGTCAATTGACCGCGAAGCGCTGCTGGCCGACGTGCGTCAGGGACTGAACATGGCGATTGATTCTGCGCTGGCTGGCCGTGACATCCATGTGGCGCGTCACGCGTTGGACGGATCGCCCGCGTCGCTTCTCATCGAGTTCTCAACAGCCGTTGACTTAGTGGTTGTGGGAACACGTGGGCGCGGTGGGTTTGCAGGGGTCTTGCTGGGATCGACTTCTCAGACGGTTCTGGGCCATTCAACCTGCCCGGTCATGATCGTCCCCTCTGAACGCACAGATGACTCACCCGCGCCGCAAGGCACTTGGGAGCGCCGCTAG
- a CDS encoding cold-shock protein → MPTGKVKFFDADRGFGFIGGDDGVEVFLHASALPPETPTLKSGTRVEYSVADGRKGPQALSVRVIKEAHSIAKAHRRRPQAMVPVVEDLIKLLDDASNSLRRGHYPENARQVAKMLQAVAEDFDA, encoded by the coding sequence GTGCCGACCGGCAAAGTGAAGTTCTTCGATGCTGACCGTGGCTTCGGCTTCATTGGTGGAGACGATGGAGTTGAGGTTTTCCTCCATGCCTCTGCACTGCCACCCGAGACACCTACGCTCAAATCAGGAACCCGCGTTGAGTACTCGGTTGCTGACGGACGTAAAGGGCCCCAAGCTCTTTCCGTGCGCGTCATTAAGGAAGCTCACTCCATCGCAAAAGCGCACCGTCGCCGTCCCCAAGCCATGGTTCCCGTTGTTGAGGACCTCATCAAACTGCTCGATGACGCGTCGAACTCACTTCGACGTGGCCACTACCCAGAAAATGCGCGACAGGTAGCCAAAATGCTGCAAGCTGTCGCAGAGGATTTCGATGCCTGA
- a CDS encoding NCS2 family permease, protein MTERGSTVGREIRGGFVTFFSMAYILVINPIILSSALPENISTQAVAAGTALVAGIMTVLMGVVANYPLGLAAGMGLNAMVAFTLVGASGLTFQEAMGLIVWEGILITILVLTGFREAVFKAVPRQLKTAISVGIGLFIAFVGLLNAGIIRPGGTPVQLGVDGSLDGWPAVIFVFGLFLTIILYVRKVRGAILIGILSSTVLAIIIQAFVKIGQKSDENPTGWGQSVPEIDGAPVAFPQFSSLFQVDMFGAFGKLGPLAVILLVFSLMLADFFDTMGTMVAVGAEGDLLDEKGNPPRSKQILLIDSVSAMAGGMGGVSSNTSFIESAAGVGEGARTGLASVVTGCLFLVSTFLAPIVNLVPTEAASTALVFVGFLMMVQVTDMEWHKPEIAIPAFLTIAFMPFAYSISVGIGVGFIAYTAIQIAIGKARRIHPLMWVVSILFVAYFALGPIQRALLG, encoded by the coding sequence ATCACTGAACGTGGTTCCACGGTGGGCCGGGAAATCCGCGGCGGCTTCGTCACCTTCTTCTCGATGGCCTACATCCTGGTGATTAACCCGATCATCTTGTCGTCAGCTCTTCCTGAGAACATCTCGACCCAGGCAGTCGCCGCCGGCACCGCGCTTGTCGCAGGCATCATGACCGTCCTGATGGGTGTCGTCGCCAACTACCCGTTAGGCCTGGCAGCAGGCATGGGGTTGAACGCTATGGTGGCATTCACCCTGGTCGGCGCATCAGGTCTGACCTTCCAGGAAGCAATGGGCCTGATCGTGTGGGAAGGTATCCTCATCACGATCCTGGTGCTGACAGGCTTCAGGGAAGCGGTCTTCAAGGCGGTTCCTCGCCAGTTGAAGACCGCTATTTCTGTGGGCATCGGTCTGTTCATCGCTTTTGTCGGTCTGCTGAACGCCGGCATCATCCGTCCGGGCGGAACACCCGTCCAGCTCGGTGTTGACGGCTCCCTCGACGGGTGGCCCGCAGTGATCTTCGTCTTTGGCCTGTTCCTGACGATCATCCTGTACGTGCGCAAGGTGCGTGGCGCCATCCTGATCGGCATCCTCTCATCGACCGTTCTGGCCATCATCATCCAGGCGTTCGTGAAGATCGGGCAGAAGTCCGACGAAAACCCGACCGGCTGGGGACAGTCAGTTCCTGAAATCGATGGCGCACCGGTGGCTTTTCCTCAGTTCTCCTCCCTCTTCCAGGTCGACATGTTCGGCGCATTCGGCAAGCTGGGACCCCTCGCAGTGATTCTGCTGGTCTTCTCGCTGATGCTGGCTGACTTCTTCGACACGATGGGAACGATGGTGGCCGTGGGCGCCGAGGGTGACCTGCTGGACGAAAAGGGCAACCCGCCGCGATCCAAGCAGATTCTGCTCATCGACTCCGTTTCAGCAATGGCTGGCGGTATGGGTGGCGTCTCCTCGAACACGTCCTTCATCGAATCAGCGGCCGGCGTGGGCGAAGGCGCACGAACTGGTCTAGCATCGGTAGTGACGGGATGTCTGTTCCTTGTCTCGACCTTCCTTGCACCGATCGTCAACCTGGTGCCGACTGAGGCTGCCTCAACGGCTCTGGTCTTCGTCGGGTTCCTCATGATGGTGCAGGTTACCGACATGGAGTGGCACAAGCCCGAAATAGCGATTCCGGCATTCTTGACGATTGCCTTCATGCCGTTCGCCTACTCGATTTCGGTAGGTATCGGCGTTGGATTCATCGCTTACACAGCCATTCAAATAGCGATCGGCAAAGCACGCAGGATTCACCCGCTCATGTGGGTCGTGTCGATTCTGTTCGTGGCCTACTTCGCGTTGGGCCCGATTCAGCGCGCACTGCTTGGCTGA
- a CDS encoding metal-dependent transcriptional regulator has product MGELIDTTEMYLKAIFELEEDGVTPLRARIVDRLGHSGPTVSQTVSRMERDGLLHVLGDRRLELTRDGWYRAREVMRKHRLAERLLLDIIGLGWADVHEEACRWEHVMSEQVEARLVKLLGVPQTDPYGNPLPGIEIDRPEVSVEVALRESERVVAPIARIGEPIQAEVDVLARFEELGLFPTVMAVAVADEKTGDVLIRALSDEGEDAHFLRLDVAFVPHLFFAMERK; this is encoded by the coding sequence GTGGGAGAGCTCATCGACACGACGGAGATGTACCTCAAGGCCATCTTTGAATTGGAAGAAGATGGGGTCACACCTCTGCGTGCCCGGATCGTCGACCGGCTCGGTCACTCCGGCCCTACTGTTTCACAGACGGTGTCGCGCATGGAGCGCGATGGTTTGCTGCACGTGTTGGGGGATCGACGCCTTGAACTGACGCGAGACGGATGGTACCGGGCCCGGGAAGTGATGCGCAAGCATCGTCTCGCTGAGCGCCTCCTCCTCGACATCATCGGTCTGGGATGGGCGGACGTCCACGAGGAAGCATGCCGATGGGAACACGTGATGTCCGAACAGGTCGAAGCGCGCCTGGTCAAACTGTTAGGTGTCCCACAGACGGATCCGTATGGCAACCCTCTTCCGGGTATTGAGATTGACCGTCCGGAAGTGTCCGTGGAGGTTGCGCTCAGAGAATCGGAACGTGTTGTAGCTCCCATTGCACGCATTGGTGAACCCATCCAGGCAGAGGTTGATGTGCTGGCACGCTTCGAAGAACTCGGCCTGTTTCCCACGGTCATGGCGGTTGCCGTGGCTGATGAGAAGACGGGAGATGTCCTGATTCGGGCGCTCAGCGACGAGGGTGAGGACGCTCATTTCCTTCGGCTGGATGTGGCTTTCGTCCCGCATCTGTTCTTTGCGATGGAACGCAAGTAG
- a CDS encoding DUF3027 domain-containing protein: MPEKTTRPRSRKKDVVLEGAVEIARQAAEDVARPGTVGEHVGIRVDGDRLLTHLFDNLDPGYRGWTWAVTVARVPRGRKATICEVDLIPGDDSLLAPPWVPWAERLTPDDLSRSDVLPYRADDERLDQSYEDAGENPDLPTTRELGLGRARVLSTEGRRSASERWYHSQQGPARGRLAKNPCSTCGFLVKLPGEFRTVFGVCANEWAQDDGKVVSLDHACGAHSETDTPNRKTQWPVRPSHVNDFGVETVELGQANQAGLPRQFVPVTRP, encoded by the coding sequence ATGCCTGAAAAGACAACGCGACCCAGGAGTCGCAAGAAAGACGTCGTGCTGGAAGGCGCGGTTGAGATTGCGCGCCAAGCCGCTGAAGACGTCGCACGCCCCGGCACAGTTGGTGAACACGTCGGCATCCGCGTCGACGGTGACCGCTTGCTCACCCATCTGTTCGACAACCTCGATCCCGGTTATCGCGGGTGGACATGGGCAGTGACAGTTGCCCGCGTTCCGCGTGGACGCAAAGCAACGATCTGCGAAGTCGACCTTATCCCCGGTGACGATTCGCTGCTTGCACCGCCGTGGGTGCCATGGGCTGAGCGTCTGACTCCCGACGACCTTTCACGCTCAGATGTCCTGCCGTATCGCGCAGATGATGAGCGCCTCGATCAGTCCTACGAGGACGCCGGGGAGAATCCAGACCTGCCGACGACGCGTGAACTTGGCCTGGGCCGTGCGCGCGTCCTTTCAACCGAGGGCCGTCGCAGTGCCAGTGAACGCTGGTACCACTCTCAGCAGGGTCCGGCACGAGGCCGCCTGGCGAAAAATCCGTGTTCGACCTGCGGATTCCTGGTGAAGCTGCCAGGGGAGTTCCGCACAGTATTTGGTGTGTGTGCCAATGAGTGGGCTCAGGACGATGGAAAGGTTGTCAGCCTCGACCATGCGTGTGGTGCACACTCGGAAACCGATACACCGAATCGGAAAACTCAGTGGCCTGTGCGCCCATCTCACGTCAACGATTTTGGAGTGGAAACGGTCGAGCTGGGGCAGGCGAACCAGGCAGGTCTCCCTCGTCAATTTGTGCCCGTGACGAGGCCTTAA
- a CDS encoding MFS transporter — translation MSRTFHSLRYTNFRYWFIGNIIASTGTWMQRVAQDWLVLTVLTDNEGFQVGVVTALQFIPLLVLSPWAGVLADRLNRRHLIQAMQVLTAALGLILGALVLTGTAQLWHVYVLALIGGIGSTLDSPARQAFVSELVPAESLPNAVGLNSTAFNSARLIGPALSGLVIDWVGPGWVFIINGALFAAPVIALALMRTDELNAQRHVKREKGQIREGLAYVRSRPDIILILIVVSVVSALGMNFQMTSAMMATEVYHRQAGDYGILGSFMAIGALTGALIAARRRVPRLRLIVLAAAAFGLVEIILGLAPNYWSFALISIPTGLAMLTMITAANAAIQISTAEEMRGRVMALYSMIFMGSTPLGAPLIGWIGQQFGARWSILIGGIFSLLIAIAAGVWAIIHWEIRVRLHWSFHPLEAVGPVERARAVQDAAEATRRASEGG, via the coding sequence GTGTCCCGGACCTTCCACTCGCTGCGCTATACCAACTTCCGCTACTGGTTCATCGGCAACATCATTGCCTCGACCGGTACGTGGATGCAGCGTGTGGCTCAGGACTGGCTGGTTCTCACCGTCCTGACGGATAACGAAGGGTTCCAGGTCGGCGTGGTGACAGCACTGCAGTTCATACCACTGCTGGTGCTGTCACCATGGGCCGGTGTCCTGGCAGACCGCCTCAACCGCAGACACCTCATTCAGGCCATGCAGGTCTTGACTGCGGCTCTCGGGCTGATCCTGGGTGCCCTCGTGCTGACGGGCACCGCCCAACTGTGGCACGTCTACGTGCTGGCCCTGATCGGTGGAATCGGATCGACCCTCGATTCACCTGCCCGCCAGGCATTCGTGTCCGAACTTGTTCCCGCTGAATCACTGCCGAACGCAGTGGGACTGAATTCAACTGCTTTCAACTCGGCCCGCCTCATCGGACCGGCACTATCTGGCCTGGTCATTGATTGGGTGGGTCCGGGCTGGGTCTTCATCATCAACGGTGCGTTGTTTGCGGCGCCTGTGATTGCGCTGGCACTGATGCGCACAGATGAGTTGAACGCTCAGCGTCACGTCAAGCGCGAGAAGGGTCAGATCCGCGAAGGTCTCGCCTACGTGCGCTCGCGCCCCGACATCATCCTGATCCTCATCGTCGTGTCCGTGGTGTCAGCCCTTGGCATGAACTTCCAGATGACCTCCGCCATGATGGCCACAGAGGTCTACCACCGTCAGGCCGGCGACTACGGAATTCTTGGTTCCTTCATGGCGATCGGAGCGCTGACCGGCGCCCTTATCGCAGCACGTCGACGCGTACCGCGCCTTCGCCTGATTGTTCTGGCTGCAGCAGCATTCGGACTGGTTGAAATCATTCTGGGACTTGCACCCAACTACTGGTCGTTCGCTCTCATTTCGATTCCGACTGGCCTGGCGATGCTCACCATGATTACCGCGGCCAATGCCGCCATCCAGATCTCCACTGCTGAGGAGATGCGCGGACGGGTCATGGCACTGTACTCGATGATCTTCATGGGATCCACTCCGCTGGGAGCCCCGCTGATCGGCTGGATAGGTCAGCAGTTCGGTGCCCGCTGGTCAATCCTGATCGGAGGAATCTTCTCCCTCCTGATCGCTATTGCAGCCGGCGTGTGGGCGATTATCCACTGGGAAATCCGCGTCCGACTGCACTGGTCATTCCACCCGCTCGAAGCGGTCGGCCCTGTTGAACGCGCCAGGGCCGTTCAGGATGCGGCCGAGGCCACCCGACGCGCATCCGAAGGTGGATAG